Proteins encoded within one genomic window of candidate division WOR-3 bacterium:
- a CDS encoding glycosyl hydrolase family 18 protein, which yields MKFLLLLFLTEPFPPSIHEIEYYSHLNEAAFSPVSDTPIVVEPLIEEKGLRNIFYGYCPYWIDTTEYSYIDFSLLTHVAYFSVGIDTLGALGAIPYSNNFISLINRAHKRGVRVHMTFTIFGSTKVSAFLNNRTARLNAINNIVQFVENYGIEGVNIDFEFVSSTVKDSFSRFINDLYYALQNNTSRRKDLFIAMPAVPEWSPGYDYTYLSTHSDGLFIMGYDFHYSGSDYAGPVAPAVPSSVWGQYCIAKTIGSYKALCSPSKLILGMPYYGYRWPTQSGNLNSPATGNGSSVVAPTAMQEAVSYGRLWDNYSLTPWYRYTVDSLWYQVWYDDTASIRIKIQMAMDSSLKGVGCWALTYDRGIFNNLIREKLNIPVPREHFVVRVIASELNIREGPSTSYPVITTASYGSKLVAFYYEGNWYKIYFPSASGGYYGYIYAGDGISVRYLEGSSGDTVALCTTDLLNVRTGPSTSYSIITQITRGQVFVVDSIVNGWARIYLPNIQGNTRGWISLNYATLYYNLENYNPLSGELLEVIYPDSTLTPYDTFTLSLKVKNTSYSSFDSLTSLVSSRNPSNFYYPEYWAGTNRAKPLGHFGLPGQTFYFDFKMRVSTYEEGPLSETFYLVRNNDTILGPIVINVTLPVKEQKASPSLTLSGKLLTINGIGPETATLEIYDAAGRRIKTKEVADGVKVELDCPHGVYFAVLKRDNTILLRKKVALFY from the coding sequence GTGAAATTTCTTTTGCTCCTCTTCCTTACTGAGCCTTTCCCACCTTCCATTCACGAGATAGAATATTACTCCCATCTGAACGAGGCGGCCTTTTCGCCTGTAAGTGACACGCCCATTGTAGTTGAACCTCTAATTGAAGAAAAGGGGCTTAGAAACATCTTTTACGGCTACTGCCCATATTGGATAGACACCACCGAGTACAGTTACATCGACTTTTCTCTCCTTACCCATGTAGCCTATTTTTCCGTTGGAATTGACACCCTGGGGGCGCTTGGAGCTATTCCCTACTCTAACAACTTTATTTCTCTAATAAACAGAGCCCATAAGCGAGGGGTACGAGTCCACATGACCTTTACCATCTTTGGAAGTACTAAAGTTTCTGCGTTCCTAAACAATCGCACAGCCCGATTAAATGCCATTAACAACATTGTACAATTTGTTGAAAACTATGGCATCGAAGGTGTCAACATAGACTTTGAGTTTGTATCCTCTACTGTGAAAGACAGCTTTTCTCGCTTTATAAACGACCTTTACTATGCCCTTCAAAACAACACCTCAAGGAGAAAGGACCTTTTTATTGCAATGCCTGCCGTTCCCGAGTGGTCCCCAGGGTACGATTACACCTACCTTTCCACCCACAGTGATGGACTTTTCATTATGGGATACGACTTTCACTATTCTGGCTCTGACTATGCAGGACCTGTAGCACCAGCGGTTCCTTCTTCAGTTTGGGGGCAATATTGCATCGCAAAAACCATTGGAAGTTATAAGGCCCTTTGCTCACCTTCAAAACTCATCCTCGGTATGCCTTACTATGGGTACCGCTGGCCAACCCAATCGGGAAACCTTAACAGTCCTGCTACGGGCAATGGTTCATCGGTCGTGGCTCCCACCGCAATGCAAGAGGCAGTGAGTTACGGTAGGCTCTGGGATAACTACTCCCTTACCCCCTGGTACCGCTATACTGTCGATTCTCTATGGTATCAGGTCTGGTATGATGACACCGCCTCTATCAGAATTAAAATACAAATGGCTATGGATAGTTCATTAAAAGGAGTTGGATGCTGGGCACTAACCTACGACCGTGGGATCTTTAACAATCTAATTAGGGAAAAATTGAACATCCCAGTTCCTCGTGAACATTTCGTCGTAAGAGTAATCGCTTCCGAACTCAACATAAGAGAAGGGCCTTCAACTTCATACCCCGTCATAACTACTGCATCTTACGGAAGCAAGCTCGTCGCCTTTTACTATGAGGGGAATTGGTACAAGATCTACTTCCCTTCCGCCAGTGGTGGCTATTATGGCTATATTTATGCTGGTGATGGGATTAGTGTAAGATATTTGGAAGGTTCATCAGGAGACACCGTCGCCCTTTGCACCACCGACCTTTTGAACGTACGAACGGGCCCATCCACATCCTACTCCATTATCACGCAAATTACCAGAGGACAGGTTTTTGTTGTCGATTCCATCGTCAACGGATGGGCAAGAATCTACCTTCCCAACATCCAGGGTAATACAAGGGGCTGGATATCCCTCAATTATGCAACCCTCTATTATAACCTTGAAAACTATAATCCACTGTCGGGCGAACTTTTAGAAGTCATATATCCCGATTCCACTCTCACGCCCTATGACACCTTTACCCTTAGTTTAAAAGTAAAAAACACCTCCTACTCCTCCTTTGATTCCCTCACCTCTTTAGTAAGTAGTCGAAACCCCTCAAATTTCTATTATCCTGAATACTGGGCAGGTACTAATAGAGCCAAGCCCCTCGGACATTTTGGCCTTCCTGGCCAGACCTTCTACTTCGACTTCAAAATGAGGGTTTCCACCTATGAAGAAGGACCACTGAGCGAAACCTTCTACCTCGTTAGAAACAACGATACTATTTTGGGACCCATTGTAATAAATGTAACACTGCCCGTTAAGGAACAAAAGGCCTCACCATCTTTGACCCTAAGTGGTAAACTCCTAACAATAAATGGTATCGGGCCTGAAACCGCAACTTTGGAAATCTACGATGCAGCGGGAAGAAGAATAAAAACAAAGGAGGTTGCCGACGGTGTTAAAGTTGAATTAGATTGCCCCCATGGCGTCTATTTTGCAGTGCTTAAAAGGGACAATACAATTTTACTCAGGAAGAAGGTGGCTCTGTTCTACTAA
- a CDS encoding M48 family metallopeptidase, with amino-acid sequence MSALDFVKIASRNKRRTFFLVLFLVLMLYFIGRLIDYATGAGGFFTFLALLIALLQSLISYYWGDKIVLASVGARKPNLSDYEERQFVNVVEELSIAAGLPTPKCYIMDDPSPNAFATGRDPKHASVCATTGLLKLLNREELEGVIGHELSHIKNRDILTMTMVAVLVGAIVIIADLLRFQLYFGGARRRRDEKDSGGELLVILILFLIVLLASIIGKLMALAISRAREYMADAGSVAITRNPLALASALEKIATYSRPMQVSDAVSHLFISDPKKRGLSEKDSLWANLWSTHPPIWKRIAILKQMAGLSA; translated from the coding sequence ATGAGTGCTTTAGATTTTGTGAAAATCGCTTCCAGAAATAAGAGGAGGACCTTTTTCTTGGTCCTTTTCCTCGTTTTAATGCTCTACTTCATCGGAAGATTGATCGATTATGCTACTGGGGCTGGCGGCTTCTTTACCTTCTTAGCGCTACTCATCGCCCTCCTTCAGAGCCTCATTTCTTACTACTGGGGTGATAAAATTGTCCTCGCTTCTGTAGGAGCAAGAAAGCCCAATTTATCCGATTATGAAGAGAGACAATTCGTAAATGTCGTTGAGGAACTTAGCATAGCTGCAGGTCTTCCAACACCCAAATGTTACATAATGGATGATCCATCACCCAACGCCTTTGCAACGGGCAGAGATCCAAAACACGCGTCGGTTTGTGCCACTACAGGGCTTTTAAAGCTCTTAAATAGGGAAGAACTGGAAGGCGTTATCGGGCATGAGCTTTCCCATATTAAAAACAGGGATATTCTCACGATGACGATGGTGGCAGTCCTTGTGGGTGCCATTGTAATCATTGCTGACCTCTTGAGATTTCAGTTATATTTTGGAGGAGCAAGAAGACGGAGGGATGAGAAAGACAGCGGGGGAGAGCTTCTGGTAATACTTATCCTCTTCTTAATTGTACTATTGGCATCCATCATCGGAAAATTAATGGCCCTTGCCATTTCCCGTGCCAGAGAATATATGGCCGATGCGGGATCTGTTGCCATAACGAGGAATCCCCTTGCCCTTGCCTCAGCCCTTGAAAAGATCGCTACCTACTCAAGACCCATGCAAGTAAGTGATGCGGTTTCTCACCTTTTCATCAGTGACCCCAAGAAGCGCGGACTTTCGGAAAAAGACTCTTTATGGGCAAACCTCTGGAGCACCCATCCACCTATTTGGAAGAGGATTGCCATTTTGAAACAAATGGCAGGCCTTTCTGCGTAG
- a CDS encoding LemA family protein: MTLKIVLVILILLILFVLFAYNTLVRWRIRVKEAFSQLDVQLKRRHDLIPNLVEAVKGYMKHERELLERITELRSRAISTSDLKERGEIEGSISDNIKRLLLLVENYPDLKASENFKILQEEIISTENRIAYARQFFNDTVREYNTLCQMFPLNIIAGLFGFKPAEFLEFPGERERVEIKF, translated from the coding sequence ATGACGCTGAAGATTGTGCTTGTAATTCTCATTTTACTTATCCTCTTTGTCCTTTTCGCTTACAACACCTTAGTGAGATGGCGGATAAGGGTCAAAGAGGCCTTTTCCCAACTGGATGTCCAGCTCAAAAGAAGACATGACCTCATTCCTAACCTTGTGGAGGCTGTAAAAGGTTATATGAAACACGAAAGAGAGCTCTTAGAGAGGATAACAGAGTTGCGGAGTAGGGCAATTAGTACCAGCGACCTAAAAGAGAGGGGGGAGATCGAAGGTTCAATCTCAGACAACATAAAGAGATTGCTTCTACTTGTCGAAAATTATCCAGACCTTAAGGCCTCTGAGAACTTCAAAATCCTCCAGGAGGAGATCATAAGCACCGAGAATAGAATCGCCTACGCCAGGCAATTTTTTAACGACACTGTAAGAGAATATAACACCCTTTGCCAGATGTTTCCTTTGAATATTATCGCAGGACTCTTCGGCTTCAAGCCCGCAGAATTTCTCGAATTTCCAGGAGAAAGAGAAAGGGTTGAAATCAAATTTTAA
- the lptE gene encoding LPS assembly lipoprotein LptE produces the protein MRTFKILVFLFALLFLSCVYSFKGFTAGKVYEVYIENFENTSERAGIEIDLTRWITDQFDSDLRFKVVSKAKAEYILKFTISGYKVEPYQYKPDGTVLSYRIIVMGYLKITNAKEGKVVLEDKLISAWGAYAYNEREEDGLKKLSDDLGTKIIQEFLNTVSQ, from the coding sequence ATGAGAACCTTCAAGATTTTAGTCTTCCTTTTTGCCCTTCTGTTTTTAAGTTGCGTATACAGTTTCAAGGGTTTCACAGCAGGGAAGGTCTATGAAGTTTACATTGAAAATTTTGAGAATACTTCGGAAAGGGCGGGGATCGAAATTGACCTCACCCGGTGGATTACCGACCAGTTTGACTCCGATCTCCGTTTTAAGGTAGTTTCAAAGGCAAAGGCTGAGTATATATTGAAATTCACAATTTCGGGCTACAAGGTAGAGCCCTATCAATATAAACCTGATGGAACCGTTTTGAGCTATCGAATTATCGTTATGGGGTATTTGAAGATTACAAATGCCAAAGAAGGAAAAGTTGTGCTTGAGGATAAGTTAATTTCCGCCTGGGGCGCCTATGCTTATAACGAAAGGGAAGAGGATGGACTTAAAAAGCTTTCCGATGATCTCGGAACCAAGATTATTCAGGAATTTTTGAATACTGTTTCTCAGTAG
- the rlmD gene encoding 23S rRNA (uracil(1939)-C(5))-methyltransferase RlmD: MPETYIVHIDKMIHEGLSLGKLGQGIKVMVPYAVKGDEVEIRIVKKKKDYWIGAIKKVITPSPMRTVPKCPYFGKCGGCQWQMIDYKYQPQLKKELVMDTLSHLSGFNEVDVLDTIPSPKPFNYRNKVHFPLKRVSPNTVIMGFYKQDTHYIIDVVECPLHLVQFNEIFKRAKRHIGEKGLSIYDETKHTGFIRNFTLRGSERMQETLIVIVSRDEYLHKGTAMDLMKMGNNVIGVVENINPEKGNTIFGRESRTLVGTHLFHERIKNYTFVISATSFFQVNTWIAEKMVEVLDKVMQEIGEVDVIADAYSGVGLFAVASAKYARKVYALEISPESVSCAHKNIAVNNKPNIEIINGDAETLLPTLDRVDVLILDPPRRGVGDGIVNFLAHSKPSHILYFSCNPATLARDLKKMVDVGYKIEFVQPFDMFPQTFHVENLVYLKR, from the coding sequence ATGCCGGAAACCTATATTGTTCACATCGATAAAATGATCCATGAAGGCCTGTCCCTCGGAAAGCTGGGGCAGGGCATAAAGGTAATGGTCCCCTACGCCGTGAAAGGCGACGAAGTAGAAATCCGAATTGTTAAGAAGAAAAAGGATTACTGGATAGGCGCAATTAAAAAGGTGATCACCCCGAGCCCGATGAGGACTGTTCCCAAATGTCCCTACTTTGGAAAATGTGGTGGGTGTCAGTGGCAGATGATCGATTACAAGTATCAACCTCAGCTTAAGAAGGAACTGGTGATGGATACGCTGAGCCATTTATCAGGTTTTAATGAGGTAGATGTGCTGGATACCATTCCATCTCCGAAGCCCTTTAATTACAGGAATAAGGTCCATTTTCCTCTCAAGAGAGTTTCCCCTAATACGGTGATTATGGGCTTTTACAAGCAGGATACCCATTACATCATCGATGTGGTTGAGTGCCCTCTACACCTTGTTCAGTTTAATGAAATTTTCAAAAGGGCAAAAAGGCACATTGGTGAAAAGGGTCTTTCTATTTACGATGAGACGAAGCATACGGGATTTATAAGGAATTTTACCCTGAGGGGTTCGGAACGAATGCAGGAAACTCTCATCGTTATTGTTTCCAGGGATGAGTATCTCCATAAGGGCACCGCAATGGATTTAATGAAGATGGGTAATAATGTTATAGGAGTGGTGGAAAACATAAACCCCGAGAAGGGCAACACCATCTTTGGTAGGGAGAGCAGGACTCTTGTGGGAACCCATCTCTTCCATGAGAGGATTAAAAATTATACCTTTGTAATTTCGGCTACCTCCTTCTTCCAGGTGAACACCTGGATTGCGGAGAAGATGGTGGAGGTTCTGGATAAGGTTATGCAGGAGATAGGGGAGGTGGATGTTATTGCCGATGCCTACTCAGGAGTAGGGCTTTTTGCCGTTGCGTCGGCGAAGTACGCAAGAAAGGTCTACGCCCTTGAAATTTCCCCCGAATCGGTAAGTTGTGCCCATAAGAACATCGCTGTGAATAATAAGCCCAACATCGAAATAATTAACGGCGATGCAGAAACGCTGCTTCCGACTCTTGATAGGGTTGATGTCCTTATTTTAGACCCTCCCAGGAGAGGGGTAGGTGATGGCATCGTGAACTTTCTCGCTCATTCAAAGCCATCACATATTCTCTACTTCTCTTGCAATCCAGCTACCCTTGCGAGGGATTTGAAAAAGATGGTGGATGTGGGATACAAAATTGAGTTTGTTCAGCCCTTTGATATGTTCCCTCAGACTTTCCATGTGGAAAATTTGGTCTATTTGAAAAGATAA